The proteins below are encoded in one region of Triticum aestivum cultivar Chinese Spring chromosome 1B, IWGSC CS RefSeq v2.1, whole genome shotgun sequence:
- the LOC123097586 gene encoding uncharacterized protein, with protein sequence MRRGRAVSTDVAQVSADKGVGANGAHQAAAKEGDGDPETSLCSKAIKIMTYNVCFGKDYELHSRILALGNIIQHHSPDLICLQEVTPEIQGLLEKSAWWPEYKCFMSREMEYYMKEKEDIARSNMGKTLSKRKKYMERSYFCMQVL encoded by the exons ATGAGAAGGGGTCGCGCGGTGTCGACCGACGTCGCCCAGGTGTCTGCCGACAAGGGCGTGGGCGCCAACGGGGCACACCAGGCGGCCGCCAAGGAAG GAGATGGAGATCCTGAGACAAGTTTGTGTAGCAAGGCCATTAAAATCATGACGTACAATGTGTGTTTCGGGAAGGATTATGAACTGCACAGCAGGATTCTTGCTCTTGGAAATATTATTCAGCACCACAGCCCAGATCTTATATGCCTCCAG GAGGTTACACCAGAGATACAAGGGCTTCTGGAAAAATCCGCCTGGTGGCCAGAATACAAATGCTTCATGTCACGTGAGATGGAATATTACATGAAGGAGAAGGAGGACATCGCCCGTTCCAATATGGGGAAAACATTGTCGAAACGAAAAAAATATATGGAGAGATCATATTTCTGCATGCAG GTACTATGA